The sequence ATTTTAGTTGGCTATCATTATGTTCATTAGATGGTCCTCTTATAGAAGATGGGACATAGAGAGAAAGCTTTAAATACTGTAATTGACGTATTTGCGATGATCAACTTAGCTTTACGGAAAGTGGATAATGCTGCGTCTGTATTCAGGTGAAAGTCCTGAgcagtacagagtacggggCAGGAAAGCAGGTGTTGTGGGGACCAACTGTGCGGAGTGAACTGATCAGTCTTATTCAAGGTTACTATTAGAAGGATCACACGTCTGTGCAGATATTAGCGTTTGGGAGTGGGCTGTGGGCTTGGATATAAAAAATGAGCTTCGCCCTTCAATGAACCCTGGAAGTGACTCTCCACCTTGGTGGTTTTCTTCCCCTGTTCATGTTTCTGTGCTTTTCACCTTTCCCCGCTCCTATTGGATGGCATGATGCTGTGAGCTGTGTGATAGCGTTATTATTTCACTGCAACCCTCTCTCTGTTCGTGCTCTGGCTCCGCCTTCGGCAGTCGATTGTTATTTGGGGGGTGGGCTGTTTTCCGGCGCATGAAGCACAGAGTGCCTCCTGGGAGGGTGTCTTGATAGATGGATAGCCCCATCAATTGTTACTTCCGGACGCGGTGTCGATGCGCTGGATGCACGTCGTCCTGGCGAGTCAGGGTGCCCAACAGTCGCCGCTGGTTGTCGTTCGTTTGTCGCCGACTCCGCACAGGCCGCGCCAGCTGCGTCACGTGCAAATCCCTGGCCTTCAGGTAACAGAGGTTGAGAATACACCGGTATCAGCTCGGTTGCTACCAGCGCAAGGTGCGTATCGACTGGTAACAGGGCTGGGCTTAGTCAGTAATTTCGTCCCCACATCCCGAATCGGCCAAACTCTCTTTCAGCTGCGTCGATCAAGCTCGCTCACCGCAAGCCCGCCGCAAggaggatgacgatgaagCCTGAGCATTGTCTCTTCGCGCAGCTCTTGTCCCAATGGATGCCGGTGCTTCGAAACCACCGCGCTCTGCCGCCCGCGGGACACTGTTGCCAAAAGGCTCCCCGCAGTCTCCAGAGGAGCAGATGGGCGGGCGCATTGCGCATACATTAACCGCCTGCACACGATGTAGACAGGTAAGAACTACAAGAGCAATACGTCCCTGATAGCCACTTCTCAATTTGCCTCCTTTTACTTGCTGCTTTCTTTGGCTTGTATTAATCCGCCGCGTTATTTCATGAGGTTCCGGTAGAGGAAATCTAGATGCGACACTGGAATTCCTCGATGCGGTCCATGCCAGCGGAGCGACTCCAAATGCGTTTATTTCGATCCGGTCAAGAATACGACTGTACCGAGAACATATATCTTGCAGCTTCAAGACAAGGTCAGGAGACTCCACGAAGAACTCGCACAGGTGGAAAGTCAGATCGAGAACTCGCCGGACCCCGAACTCATGGTTCGGGGGGGAGGCCTTATCAAATTTAAAGAAAATGATGAATCGAGATTTCTGGGGCCGTCGAGTGGCATCGCAATCACTCGCTTCGTGATGGAGATGGCAAAACAAAACACGGACACCAAAAGCATAAAGGAGGTTGTTAATGAGATAACTGCCAAAGAGATCAAATACGTTTTTACGAAAGAGAGCCAGAAACCAACGTCGAAAATATATCCGCTGGTTAGCTCCGTAGCCCAACCAGACCTGCCTGACCGGGGCTTGACTGAGAGATTGGTGGACCTGTTCATGGCAAAGGGTATTATATAGCGATTGCGCACAGGTTAACCCTGCATCATGGTCGGCTGACTTTGAGTTGCAGCTCAATACATGCTTCCCACCTTGCACGAGCCATCCTTTAGACAGGACGTAGATGCGGTTTACAATGGCTCCGATGATCCTTGCCAAAACTTCCAGTTGCGGATCGTCATTGCAATCAGCATGCAAAAGCTGAGCACGCAATTCGCCGGATTAGCAGATGCGTTCTACCTGGCTGCTCTACCGTACTTGGATGCCAGCATCAGAAAGATGGATATTTCCACCCTGCAATGCTTCGTACTCATTGGTCAATACTCACTTCTGACCCCCACGCGGACGGCAGCTTATTGGGTTGTCGGAACCGCAGTGAAAATATGTCAAGATTTGGGCCTTACTGACGAAACTACCATTGCCACGTCGCCAACTGGCGAACCTTTGAACTGCCTTGAAGTTGATATGCGGAGACGGCTGTTCTGGATCGTAACATCCATGGAGTACGGTCTCTCACACAGTCTTGGCCGGCCGAGCGCTTTCTGCGTTACTCATGATCATATTAATGTGAAGTTCTTTGAGGTTGTCGATGACAAGTACATCACTCCTCAAGGCGTATCGCCAGAAGCGCAGCCTATAATGAAAAAGTGCATTGCCATCCACTTTTTCAAAATGCGCCTTCTTCAAGCTGAAATACGGCGCACCCTCTATTTGAGAAAACGGGATACACCCATTGATGACCAAGATCCATGGTTTTCCCAGATGTTAGAGAAAATCGATAAATGGGTTAACTCCTGTCCTACCAACGATGAAGGAAGTGGACTGAGCCCGGTTTGGTATGTTCCATACATTTACGACACAGCTAATACGGAATTAAAAGACGACTGACGCGCTACAGGTTCGAAGGAAGGCGTAATACCATGATTGTCTTTATGTACCGGCCCTCGCCACAGGTTCCAGAGCCTTCGTTACAGGCGGCGCAGAGGTGTTACGATGCCTGTGCGTTCAATATCAAGATGCACAAAGATCAAGTGACAACAGGCTCGGTGGATCTGACTTGGATATGGACCCAATCCGTGTGCATGGCCCTAAATACGATTCTCTGGTCACTTTCTTACCCTGGCATTCGTCATGAGCATCCAATAGAGGAAGTAATCCAGCACATTAATATTGCCATGGAAGTACTTGCTGTTAGTGCTGAGCGTTGGCCAGGGGTCGAGTCCTGCAGACAACTCTATAAGAGCTTGATAGCTGGCTGTCTCAAGGCTTATGACAGCGATGAATCCTTTGTGGTACATACTCCATCGAATCGACCGTCTCCAGCTTCTTCACACGATGTCACCACTCCGCGGCAAATGTCGAGTCCCGATCCTGCTACATCTGCCACTCTAATGCCGCCAGAGCATCCCTCCTTTTTTAGGTCACCAACGATATCATCGGAGTGTTCTTATGGAACCAATGATTCTCTGGAAGCATGTTGTTCGCGCAATAGTTATCACAGCTCAGATTCTCAGCCAACCGTTTCTCACTCATCGCTTTCGCCGTACCTCACTGACTCGATTCCCACTCAGCAATCTGCGCCTCTTCCGATTTGCGACTCCCCCTCCTCTTTAGCGCCACCCCATCTTTTGTTTGACCCAAGCTCGTTTCATAATTCGTTTCCGTCTGTTGTCACCGGTTTACGGAATTGGGATTCTAACTATTCTGCTGCATCAACTATGGCCAGCCATCTCTCCTATGGTAACGCCCCGCTGGATCCTATGATTTGGACAAGCGCATTCGGTGGTCAATATTCGCAGTTTTTCAACCAACCATACCCCAATACTGGCTGGAGGGACCGAAGCTTAAGCCGAGAAGAGCAGTCGGAGCTGATGGCGCATCTTATCGATGAGCTTCCTGATGTGTCTTACCTCGTAAACGAATCTGCTACGTTTTACAATGCATTGGCATGATCTATTCACCTTTATTGCTTGTTTCGGCTCTCTAAATGATATCCTTGCCCATTTATCATAATTTTTTGTTTCTCAAAAACAAATATTCCCGCGTATGAGCGTCGCTGACAGCTGTCTTCTGAGTCGATTCTCCTTCACGGCAGGACGAAAAGGTGTATGAACGCTGGCCGTTGCAGTTGATGCGCCTGTTTTTCTGAGTTGCGTGTATTCCTGCGATTATACTTGCTGTTCCGCCCCTCACTAGTGAATTCACTGGTTTGACTTTCGGTCCTTCTAAGTGTACTTCTGGGCGCTTTAGGAGCTCTATCGGTGCGCACCCGCTGCATTAAAGCAAGGCCCATATATCTGGGCTCCTCTAttctctcactctctcttttcttttttatttttatttttattattttctttcctttttttttttattttttttttttttgggggggggggggaagatCTTTATTCTTACAGGCTTGTACAAAATACCCAAATGGCACAAAAAATTGCCATTATAGCTGAGTTTTTAGGACAAACTATGAACTTCACATTAAGTTCGAGGACAGAGTCTTGTCTTACAGGAATATTTCCCCTTTGACGCCTGCCAGGGTTTTCATCAGGTTTTCCGAATCTTTCAGTTAAACCATGTATGTCGTCATTGGTCAGAATTTTCCCAGGGAAATGAGCTTATCGATGCAAATGGTCTGATTCGAAAATTAAACAGAAATTGGGAGCGATCCAAAGCGTTTCTCGCTTGCGAATTATGTGCTGTATGCAAGGAGTCTGCTGGAAACTAAGGCTATCAGTTTTTCGAGTCAGGTTGAAAATTTGAAGTTGTTTATATATAGATAGTTTGAGACCTTCAGATCTATATAACCAACTTACATATTGCAATTCTTAGGCTCTCTCAGTGATTAGGACTGTGTTCTGAGAAAGGGAAAGATATCTGCAGCTCGGCCAAAGTAAAAATAGGGAAAGGGTGTGCTTGTGCCGCACAATCCTGACTTAGGGACCTTATTTATATGTCTGAGCTCAATAGTGAGCATTATTGCAACATTCACCTTCAAGGTCTTTGCTTGCTTGTCAAGAGCTGAGTTTCCCGAAAGCGCTCTCAAATGTGTCACTGTGTGGATCTAAAATAGTGAAAGGTCCAGCCAGCCAAGATCATACACATAGTCGACTTATCACTGGTGCCTCTCGAGGCTTCGATCTCGCTAAAAATTTCCCTTTGTTTCAAACTATAACTATCCCACCACCGCGTcgaacaacaagaaaagaaaggctTTTATTTCAAGTTCCCATGTCTGTATTCACGCTATAGAACCTCTCTAGAGGTCATATATGTACATGCATACATATCAGGTATCATTAAAGAAAGAGACAGCCGGAGACGGGAAAAGGTGTATAATAGCAATCTTCCATCTCGAGTGTGCAACCTGTTAAGGGAGCTATTAAACTGGTATATTCCCATCGAACTGTCGTTCTCATCTGGGGATGTTGAAACAGGGTCTTGTCGTGGTGGAGAAGATACTTGCCTTTCTTCTGACAAGGAGGGCGGCTTGTCCATTTCCATGCAGTGAATATGAGCAGCAGTGGAACGAACCATCCGTGCAtagaaaggagaaaagacATAGACGACCATGGCTCTCTTCACACCCAACACAAGCCCAACTTCagaaacaaaacaaaaaagcaaaactaCTTCATCTTTCTTTCATGGCCCACGTATATGGCGGGGGAGACACCATCAGCAAAGCAGCAAAGCAGTAGCCTGAGAAATGTGACTCAAATCGCAATAGAAACAAGCTAAATTTCGAGGGGGAAAGGGTAGTTATTACCTTGAATTCCATATGGATTCACCAAGGCCCACCCGGTAAGAACGAGACATAGGGGCCACTTAGGGCAGGGCAAAAGCAAAATAATCAGAAAATCCATTGTAATAATGACACCCACTCCCAGCCAGACCAGAAATCCTCCcagagaaaatcaaaaacCCAATTGTCGTCTTAACGCCATTTTTGGACCGAGGCGGGTATATCCTACGCCATTATGCAAATTTGCCCCAGTGACGGAATAATAATCAAAGCAATAGAAAAACACCTAATTGTGTACAGTGAAGTCGAAGTCGAAATCGAAAGTCTGTCCAACGGAGGTCCTAAATCGTCGATCCCGTAATGGATGCTTGCGAAGCAATAAACTATCATACTTGGGGCTGCAGAGAGAGCAACTCCCCACTCTTCGTCGCGGAAACATTTTCGTAATGCGCGCTGGCAAACGCTTTGCGGGTGTCCATTCAAATTTTGTCTCATTCATCGTAGCATGCGTCATCGTGTGCCAACGCCAAACATTCCGACGCCATAACTGCCTTTCCGCTCCGTCAGTGAGGGCGGAACAACCGGAACATGATCCTGGTAGGTGTGTTAGTCTCGAGTCGAGTAAATTCTCCCCCCAACCCCCCGCCGCCCcaaataaaaaaagagggagagagagcgagggaaagagaaagagatctGCGGGAGCAAAATGATAGAGGTTATCACCTTTTTTCGTTTCTTTTTGGCTGAACCCCTAGCCCCTTCTTCACTGTTTGAATAAAAGCCACCATCCATATCTAGGTCATCGTCTGGGAAGCCTTCTCCGTACCCAACGAAACTGCTATCATTATAGCTTCTCTTCTTGCCCGCACGTTTCGGTCGACCCGACTCAACGGGTGGGGCGGGCGTCGATATTGGTGTGCCGTTAGCTTGGGTACTCTGTCGAACAGCACCACCAACAGTGTCCGCTGCTTTCTTCGGCTGAACAGCTGAGGCACCTTGCTTGGGTGGCTTCTCGTGGCCTAGGACATCCTCCCAATAGTCGTTGTTCGGCACAGGCCCAGGCTCCAATTTCATAGCCCTCATATGCAACTTGTGTAGTGTAGAATCTGGTTCAGCAACTCTGATATCTTTCCCGATTACTTTTTGGttctgccactcttcttCAGGCCACATTGTCAGCTGCCTTAATCCACCGGGCGCTCCGGGTTCGCGCTTAACCGCTTTATTCCTTCCCGAGAGTCCCAGCCCCTTGATCTTCCCTTCGTAGGATTTCCTCAGCCTGTTAATCTTTTCGCCTGTGACCGGATCCGTTCGAGCAACGGAGGCGGCCACTGGACCCAGTCCGTAAAGAGAAATGAGGTCAAAGCGAGGGCTTGGTCCAGATATCGAGTAGGCTAGCCATGTTAATACAGCACAGGTCAAGGTCACAAACCAAACAGTAGATCTGAGGCCTTACAGGATTTACAAGTGTGAAACGCCTGCCCGATATCCTGTTGGAGAGCGGCAATTTTGGGGTCCTCTGATAGATCATCTTTGCGGTCTATGTCCATTGCGTCCTCTTGGGGAATCAGTCCTGCGATGGTTTCTTGCTGGTTCTGTGGGATTTGTTGGTTCTGGAGGATGCCATTGTCAATATCGGTGAAACCCGGCGCGCCTTCAGCTGACTCCATCAAAGCGCGAGCCGCCTTCTCGGATGGATCCTGGGATTCCTTCGCAAC is a genomic window of Coccidioides posadasii str. Silveira chromosome 3, complete sequence containing:
- a CDS encoding uncharacterized protein (EggNog:ENOG410PHFN~COG:K~BUSCO:2070at33183) translates to MDAGASKPPRSAARGTLLPKGSPQSPEEQMGGRIAHTLTACTRCRQRKSRCDTGIPRCGPCQRSDSKCVYFDPVKNTTVPRTYILQLQDKVRRLHEELAQVESQIENSPDPELMVRGGGLIKFKENDESRFLGPSSGIAITRFVMEMAKQNTDTKSIKEVVNEITAKEIKYVFTKESQKPTSKIYPLVSSVAQPDLPDRGLTERLVDLFMAKAQYMLPTLHEPSFRQDVDAVYNGSDDPCQNFQLRIVIAISMQKLSTQFAGLADAFYLAALPYLDASIRKMDISTLQCFVLIGQYSLLTPTRTAAYWVVGTAVKICQDLGLTDETTIATSPTGEPLNCLEVDMRRRLFWIVTSMEYGLSHSLGRPSAFCVTHDHINVKFFEVVDDKYITPQGVSPEAQPIMKKCIAIHFFKMRLLQAEIRRTLYLRKRDTPIDDQDPWFSQMLEKIDKWVNSCPTNDEGSGLSPVWFEGRRNTMIVFMYRPSPQVPEPSLQAAQRCYDACAFNIKMHKDQVTTGSVDLTWIWTQSVCMALNTILWSLSYPGIRHEHPIEEVIQHINIAMEVLAVSAERWPGVESCRQLYKSLIAGCLKAYDSDESFVVHTPSNRPSPASSHDVTTPRQMSSPDPATSATLMPPEHPSFFRSPTISSECSYGTNDSLEACCSRNSYHSSDSQPTVSHSSLSPYLTDSIPTQQSAPLPICDSPSSLAPPHLLFDPSSFHNSFPSVVTGLRNWDSNYSAASTMASHLSYGNAPLDPMIWTSAFGGQYSQFFNQPYPNTGWRDRSLSREEQSELMAHLIDELPDVSYLVNESATFYNALA
- a CDS encoding uncharacterized protein (EggNog:ENOG410PN5H~COG:S) → MLRRVSSASVPQSPLLEPQKSQWHHRLPHSTPTAHLDDRAAHVRFPSPFMTATPQSYASSFSTTQSTSPAQSASQSAPDSSSPPSSLAMSAQPAQQLTATNAFPTPASSVSGVAKESQDPSEKAARALMESAEGAPGFTDIDNGILQNQQIPQNQQETIAGLIPQEDAMDIDRKDDLSEDPKIAALQQDIGQAFHTCKSSYSISGPSPRFDLISLYGLGPVAASVARTDPVTGEKINRLRKSYEGKIKGLGLSGRNKAVKREPGAPGGLRQLTMWPEEEWQNQKVIGKDIRVAEPDSTLHKLHMRAMKLEPGPVPNNDYWEDVLGHEKPPKQGASAVQPKKAADTVGGAVRQSTQANGTPISTPAPPVESGRPKRAGKKRSYNDSSFVGYGEGFPDDDLDMDGGFYSNSEEGARGSAKKKRKKDHVPVVPPSLTERKGSYGVGMFGVGTR